In a single window of the Cydia strobilella chromosome 13, ilCydStro3.1, whole genome shotgun sequence genome:
- the LOC134746400 gene encoding vesicle transport through interaction with t-SNAREs homolog 1A, with product MATLIQSYEQQYSVLTADITSKIGRLKLGHEDNRDQLTREIQANFEEANDLLEQLELESRGSAGSRVAAYRAELKRVCDEYRSVTHNTGGYTDAEENFDDWTSNDQQQKLLDNTERLERTGKTLTEGYRVVLETEQIGATVLQDLSLQRETIERSRGRLRDTDEQLNRSSRLMNSMIMRALQDRFVLVMVFLVLGVLLCISLYFYVT from the exons ATGGCTACGTTAATTCAATCTTACGAGCAACAATATTCAGTGCTTACTGCGGACATAACATCTAAAATTGGACGACTGAAGTTAGGCCACGaag ATAATCGCGATCAGCTGACACGGGAAATTCAAGCAAATTTCGAGGAAGCGAATGATCTT CTTGAGCAGTTGGAGCTAGAGTCTCGCGGTAGCGCCGGTTCACGCGTAGCCGCATATCGGGCAGAGCTAAAGCGAGTGTGTGATGAGTACCGCTCCGTCACCCACAATACTGGAGGGT ACACTGACGCCGAGGAAAACTTCGATGACTGGACGTCAAACGACCAGCAACAGAAACTCCTGGACAACACAGAGCGGCTAGAACGAACAGGGAAGACTCTCACCGAGGGCTACAGGGTGGTCCTAGAGACGGAGCAGATTGGAGCCACAGTGCTTCAAGACTTGAGTCTGCAAAGGGAGACTATAGAAAGATCAAGAGGAAGG CTCCGCGATACAGACGAGCAGCTAAACCGCTCCTCCCGCCTGATGAACTCCATGATCATGAGAGCGCTGCAAGACCGCTTCGTGCTGGTCATGGTCTTCCTTGTACTTGGTGTATTGTTGTGCATCAGCCTCTATTTCTATGTCACGTAG
- the LOC134746757 gene encoding general vesicular transport factor p115 isoform X2 — MISLANIFNTFQMVGMKLLQTNVERLVDRVNNSTLLEDRRDACRALKAMSRKYRVDVGAHGMDTLKQVLELDRADNETINYALDTLNNVMYPTQFEEEEDNPHVPMNIGEQFTEMFIKDHHNIQLVLDLLDEFDFRVRLSAVQLLTSLLTNRPKDIQEIILVKPMGVSKMMDLLGDPREVIRNETLLLLIKLTRGNANIQKIVAFENAFDRLFDIVSTEGFSDGGIIVEDCLLLMLNLLKNNSSNINFFKEGSYIQKMLPMFNTPDESEDYGWSPQKVSNVHCMLQIVRTLVSPSNAIQIISSCQKIMKNVGLLDALCNILMASGVPADILTETINTVGEVIRGDVVNQEFMGNVMAPSNPPRPAIVVLLMSMVNEKQPFSLRCAVLYCFQCYLYHNEMSQASLVQTLLPSSSDVSSLTSGHLLCGGLFSSDVLSNWFAAVALTHALIENPGQKEQLLRVLLATNIGSAPVSLLHQCTLTLQQTTKLQPKVALLMLLSQWTAHCPAAVSAFLKVPGGVGYLVNQTCSNEHDENEYLLQGLSAFLLAICIHFNDDSVENYSKDSLKQLLLKRIGIETFTAKLSEVTKHELYNKAAKHPQLRVKMASEILIDYEFCRLFKVLESVITQSLTVKQENGTAEPERASPDDATLEQYKNLIRQQDARLQQLMQQVEGLIQHNNQLQSALNDSIASNSHLKDENTLLKAQVSAHPVPVPVPVRGTSDSEYEARLNQLTLEVTRLDGELEEAREAEAKAVQELEKTKKDQDDLLELLADQDAKLNEYKAKLAALGLPAHDAPALAEPPHAHAHAHTPA, encoded by the exons ATGATTAGTTTAGCAAACATATTCAACACTTTTCAAATGGTGGGAATGAAATTATTGCAAACAAAT GTGGAGCGTCTAGTGGACCGTGTGAATAACTCCACTTTACTGGAAGACCGGCGGGATGCGTGCCGCGCTCTCAAAGCCATGTCGCGCAAGTACCGCGTCGACGTCGGCGCGCATGGCATGGACACACTGAAACAG GTTTTAGAGCTTGACCGAGCTGACAACGAAACAATAAACTACGCCCTAGACACCCTCAACAACGTGATGTACCCCACACAGTTTGAGGAGGAAGAGGACAACCCTCATGTGCCCATGAATATTGGCGAACAGTTTACTGAAATGTTCATTAAGGACCATCACAACATACAACTAGTTCTGGACTTATTAGACGAGTTTGACTTCAGAGTAAGACTATCTGCCGTACAGTTGCTGACTTCACTACTAACTAATAGACCGAAGGATATACAAGAGATAATTCTAGTGAAACCTATGGGTGTATCCAAAATGATGGACTTATTAGGAGATCCTCGAGAAGTAATCAGAAATGAGAcgttattattacttataaagCTTACTAGAGGAAACGCTAATATACAGAAGATAGTCGCGTTTGAAAATGCTTTCGATAGGCTTTTTGATATTGTGTCTACAGAAGGTTTTTCAGATGGAGGGATTATTGTAGAAGACTGTCTGTTGTTAATGTTGAATTTGTTAAAGAATAACAGCAGTAATATTAACTTCTTTAAAGAAGGTAGCTATATACAGAAGATGCTACCAATGTTTAATACTCCGGACGAATCGGAAGACTATGGTTGGTCACCGCAAAAGGTTTCAAATGTGCACTGCATGTTGCAAATAGTTAGAACTTTAGTGTCACCAAGTAATGCGATTCAAATTATCTCTAGCTGTCAAAAGATTATGAAAAACGTTGGTCTGTTGGACGCTTTATGTAATATTCTTATGGCAAGTGGTGTGCCAGCGGATATATTGACAGAGACGATCAATACAGTGGGGGAGGTGATAAGGGGGGATGTGGTGAACCAGGAGTTTATGGGGAATGTGATGGCGCCGTCCAATCCGCCGCGACCGGCCATAGTGGTGCTGCTCATGTCCATGGTTAATGAGAAACAGCCGTTTTCTTTAAG ATGTGCCGTGCTATACTGCTTCCAATGCTACCTATACCACAATGAGATGTCGCAGGCGAGCTTAGTGCAAACATTACTGCCTTCCTCCTCTGACGTTTCGAGTCTTACTAGTGGTCATTTGCTATGTGGAG GTCTTTTCTCTTCTGATGTGCTCTCGAACTGGTTCGCGGCCGTGGCGCTCACGCACGCGCTCATCGAGAACCCGGGGCAGAAGGAGCAGCTACTACGAGTGCTACTGGCCACCAATATTGGGAGCGCACCAGTTTCATTACTGCATCAGTGCACGCTCACTTTACAGCAGACTACTAAACTACAGCCCAAG GTCGCCCTTCTAATGTTGCTCTCGCAATGGACGGCGCATTGTCCAGCCGCGGTGAGCGCTTTTCTTAAAGTGCCCGGCGGAGTGGGATATCTCGTCAACCAAACCTGCTCCAATGAACATGACGAAAATGAATACTTACTACAAG GTCTCTCAGCATTCCTCCTAGCCATCTGTATCCACTTCAACGATGATTCCGTAGAAAATTACTCCAAAGACTCCCTCAAGCAGCTCCTATTAAAGCGAATAGGCATAGAAACGTTCACGGCGAAGCTGAGCGAAGTGACGAAGCACGAGCTGTATAATAAGGCGGCGAAGCACCCGCAGTTGAGAGTGAAGATGGCGTCGGAGATACTTATTGATTATGAATTCTGTAGGCTGTTTAAGGTGCTGGAGA GTGTAATAACTCAAAGTCTAACTGTGAAACAAGAGAACGGCACCGCTGAACCAGAGCGCGCGTCTCCTGACGACGCCACCTTAGAGCAGTACAAGAACCTCATCCGCCAGCAAGATGCCAGGTTACAGCAGCTCATGCAGCAAGTCGAGGGGCTCATACAGCACAATAATCAACTACAG agtGCCCTAAACGACTCAATAGCCTCAAACTCTCACCTGAAAGATGAAAACACCCTCTTAAAAGCACAAGTATCCGCCCACCCCGTCCCCGTCCCCGTCCCCGTACGAGGCACGTCTGACTCGGAATATGAAGCCAGGCTCAACCAGTTAACGTTGGAGGTGACCAG GTTAGATGGGGAGCTGGAGGAAGCGAGGGAAGCGGAGGCGAAGGCGGTGCAGGAGTTGGAGAAGACCAAGAAGGACCAGGATGATTTGCTTGAGTTGTTGGCGGATCAG GACGCGAAGCTAAACGAATACAAAGCGAAGCTCGCAGCTCTCGGGCTTCCCGCCCACGACGCCCCCGCACTAGCGGAGCCcccacacgcacacgcacatgCACACACACCAGCATAA
- the LOC134746757 gene encoding general vesicular transport factor p115 isoform X1, with the protein MDFFKSGLKTVLGAPEPGQTPSGAETVERLVDRVNNSTLLEDRRDACRALKAMSRKYRVDVGAHGMDTLKQVLELDRADNETINYALDTLNNVMYPTQFEEEEDNPHVPMNIGEQFTEMFIKDHHNIQLVLDLLDEFDFRVRLSAVQLLTSLLTNRPKDIQEIILVKPMGVSKMMDLLGDPREVIRNETLLLLIKLTRGNANIQKIVAFENAFDRLFDIVSTEGFSDGGIIVEDCLLLMLNLLKNNSSNINFFKEGSYIQKMLPMFNTPDESEDYGWSPQKVSNVHCMLQIVRTLVSPSNAIQIISSCQKIMKNVGLLDALCNILMASGVPADILTETINTVGEVIRGDVVNQEFMGNVMAPSNPPRPAIVVLLMSMVNEKQPFSLRCAVLYCFQCYLYHNEMSQASLVQTLLPSSSDVSSLTSGHLLCGGLFSSDVLSNWFAAVALTHALIENPGQKEQLLRVLLATNIGSAPVSLLHQCTLTLQQTTKLQPKVALLMLLSQWTAHCPAAVSAFLKVPGGVGYLVNQTCSNEHDENEYLLQGLSAFLLAICIHFNDDSVENYSKDSLKQLLLKRIGIETFTAKLSEVTKHELYNKAAKHPQLRVKMASEILIDYEFCRLFKVLESVITQSLTVKQENGTAEPERASPDDATLEQYKNLIRQQDARLQQLMQQVEGLIQHNNQLQSALNDSIASNSHLKDENTLLKAQVSAHPVPVPVPVRGTSDSEYEARLNQLTLEVTRLDGELEEAREAEAKAVQELEKTKKDQDDLLELLADQDAKLNEYKAKLAALGLPAHDAPALAEPPHAHAHAHTPA; encoded by the exons ATGGATTTCTTTAAGAGCGGCTTAAAAACCGTTCTGGGGGCGCCGGAGCCCGGTCAAACTCCGTCGGGTGCTGAAACG GTGGAGCGTCTAGTGGACCGTGTGAATAACTCCACTTTACTGGAAGACCGGCGGGATGCGTGCCGCGCTCTCAAAGCCATGTCGCGCAAGTACCGCGTCGACGTCGGCGCGCATGGCATGGACACACTGAAACAG GTTTTAGAGCTTGACCGAGCTGACAACGAAACAATAAACTACGCCCTAGACACCCTCAACAACGTGATGTACCCCACACAGTTTGAGGAGGAAGAGGACAACCCTCATGTGCCCATGAATATTGGCGAACAGTTTACTGAAATGTTCATTAAGGACCATCACAACATACAACTAGTTCTGGACTTATTAGACGAGTTTGACTTCAGAGTAAGACTATCTGCCGTACAGTTGCTGACTTCACTACTAACTAATAGACCGAAGGATATACAAGAGATAATTCTAGTGAAACCTATGGGTGTATCCAAAATGATGGACTTATTAGGAGATCCTCGAGAAGTAATCAGAAATGAGAcgttattattacttataaagCTTACTAGAGGAAACGCTAATATACAGAAGATAGTCGCGTTTGAAAATGCTTTCGATAGGCTTTTTGATATTGTGTCTACAGAAGGTTTTTCAGATGGAGGGATTATTGTAGAAGACTGTCTGTTGTTAATGTTGAATTTGTTAAAGAATAACAGCAGTAATATTAACTTCTTTAAAGAAGGTAGCTATATACAGAAGATGCTACCAATGTTTAATACTCCGGACGAATCGGAAGACTATGGTTGGTCACCGCAAAAGGTTTCAAATGTGCACTGCATGTTGCAAATAGTTAGAACTTTAGTGTCACCAAGTAATGCGATTCAAATTATCTCTAGCTGTCAAAAGATTATGAAAAACGTTGGTCTGTTGGACGCTTTATGTAATATTCTTATGGCAAGTGGTGTGCCAGCGGATATATTGACAGAGACGATCAATACAGTGGGGGAGGTGATAAGGGGGGATGTGGTGAACCAGGAGTTTATGGGGAATGTGATGGCGCCGTCCAATCCGCCGCGACCGGCCATAGTGGTGCTGCTCATGTCCATGGTTAATGAGAAACAGCCGTTTTCTTTAAG ATGTGCCGTGCTATACTGCTTCCAATGCTACCTATACCACAATGAGATGTCGCAGGCGAGCTTAGTGCAAACATTACTGCCTTCCTCCTCTGACGTTTCGAGTCTTACTAGTGGTCATTTGCTATGTGGAG GTCTTTTCTCTTCTGATGTGCTCTCGAACTGGTTCGCGGCCGTGGCGCTCACGCACGCGCTCATCGAGAACCCGGGGCAGAAGGAGCAGCTACTACGAGTGCTACTGGCCACCAATATTGGGAGCGCACCAGTTTCATTACTGCATCAGTGCACGCTCACTTTACAGCAGACTACTAAACTACAGCCCAAG GTCGCCCTTCTAATGTTGCTCTCGCAATGGACGGCGCATTGTCCAGCCGCGGTGAGCGCTTTTCTTAAAGTGCCCGGCGGAGTGGGATATCTCGTCAACCAAACCTGCTCCAATGAACATGACGAAAATGAATACTTACTACAAG GTCTCTCAGCATTCCTCCTAGCCATCTGTATCCACTTCAACGATGATTCCGTAGAAAATTACTCCAAAGACTCCCTCAAGCAGCTCCTATTAAAGCGAATAGGCATAGAAACGTTCACGGCGAAGCTGAGCGAAGTGACGAAGCACGAGCTGTATAATAAGGCGGCGAAGCACCCGCAGTTGAGAGTGAAGATGGCGTCGGAGATACTTATTGATTATGAATTCTGTAGGCTGTTTAAGGTGCTGGAGA GTGTAATAACTCAAAGTCTAACTGTGAAACAAGAGAACGGCACCGCTGAACCAGAGCGCGCGTCTCCTGACGACGCCACCTTAGAGCAGTACAAGAACCTCATCCGCCAGCAAGATGCCAGGTTACAGCAGCTCATGCAGCAAGTCGAGGGGCTCATACAGCACAATAATCAACTACAG agtGCCCTAAACGACTCAATAGCCTCAAACTCTCACCTGAAAGATGAAAACACCCTCTTAAAAGCACAAGTATCCGCCCACCCCGTCCCCGTCCCCGTCCCCGTACGAGGCACGTCTGACTCGGAATATGAAGCCAGGCTCAACCAGTTAACGTTGGAGGTGACCAG GTTAGATGGGGAGCTGGAGGAAGCGAGGGAAGCGGAGGCGAAGGCGGTGCAGGAGTTGGAGAAGACCAAGAAGGACCAGGATGATTTGCTTGAGTTGTTGGCGGATCAG GACGCGAAGCTAAACGAATACAAAGCGAAGCTCGCAGCTCTCGGGCTTCCCGCCCACGACGCCCCCGCACTAGCGGAGCCcccacacgcacacgcacatgCACACACACCAGCATAA
- the LOC134746401 gene encoding 40-kDa huntingtin-associated protein produces MSTDLNASFNEQFMNINTKLKKRFLRKPNISEATNEFIALAIQCEYSEQPTFAGHCYIGAAKCEASVGNFLGEAEYLVTAARQFMKAEKKLRSLKFCSPDRENLEAAIGCFTQALTKYPDRSSIRLSLLSELAADLVTLNLKCEAVSYYEQALALVQDTNMRIMFVRNYINLLIDCGKYDIALEKANELVDFNVNLPEDVLAEIQLSRILLSLYMDPKGDAKVESLKQLFTDILNDADSDAIPFNIDLRLKLQSAILSHVTRDAQALARAACELRPALAPAHHDLLTLVATTMK; encoded by the exons ATGTCTACTGATTTAAATGCGAGTTTCAATGAGCAGTTCATGAACATAAACACCAAATTGAAAAA GCGTTTCTTAAGGAAGCCGAATATTTCTGAAGCTACCAACGAGTTTATAGCGCTAGCTATCCAATGCGAGTACTCCGAGCAACCTACATTTGCTGGACATTGCTATATTGGTGCAGCCAAGTGCGAAGCGTCTGTGGGCAATTTTTTAGGCGAAGCAGAGTATCTAGTGACTGCAGCAAGACAGTTTATGAAGGCAGAGAAAAAATTACGTTCGCTAAAGTTTTGTAGTCCTGATAGAGAAAATCTAGAG GCAGCCATCGGGTGCTTCACCCAAGCCCTGACCAAGTATCCAGACAGGTCCTCAATCCGCCTGTCCCTACTGAGTGAGCTGGCAGCTGACCTCGTAACATTGAACCTTAAGTGTGAAGCGGTATCCTACTATGAACAAGCACTGGCTTTAGTACAAGACACAAACATGAGGATCATGTTTGTGAGGAATTATATTAATCTGCTTATTGACTGTG GAAAATATGATATAGCCTTAGAAAAAGCAAATGAACTGGTGGACTTCAATGTGAATCTACCAGAAGATGTTCTTGCAGA AATCCAACTAAGCCGAATACTCCTTTCCCTTTATATGGACCCAAAAGGTGATGCAAAGGTGGAATCCCTGAAACAACTGTTCACTGATATACTTAATGATGCTGACAGTGATG CAATACCATTCAACATAGACCTACGGCTTAAACTCCAGTCAGCCATCTTGTCCCACGTGACCCGCGACGCGCAGGcgctcgcgcgcgccgcctgcGAGCTGCGGCCCGCGCTCGCGCCCGCGCACCACGACCTGCTCACGCTTGTCGCTACGACCATGAAGTGA
- the LOC134746758 gene encoding large ribosomal subunit protein uL2-like — MGRMIRAQRKGAGSVFVSRTNKRKGAPKLRSLDFAERHGYIKGVVKDIIHDPGRGAPLAVVHFRDPYRLKTRKELLIAPEGLCTGQFVFYGKKVTLQVGNVKPIGAMPEGMIICNLEEKLGDRGRLVRGSGNFATVIAHNSDTMRTRVKLPSGAKKVLPSSNRGMVGIVAGGGRIDKPLMKAGRAYNKYKMKRNSWPRVRGVAMNPVEHPHGGGNHQHIGKASTVKRGASAGRKVGLIAARRTGRVRGGKTNATKSG; from the coding sequence ATGGGTCGTATGATTCGCGCTCAGCGCAAAGGCGCTGGTTCCGTCTTCGTCTCCCGCACCAACAAGAGGAAAGGAGCTCCTAAACTCCGTTCCCTGGACTTTGCGGAACGTCACGGCTACATCAAAGGAGTCGTAAAGGACATTATACACGATCCTGGCCGTGGAGCACCGCTAGCTGTGGTGCACTTCCGAGATCCTTACAGGTTGAAGACCCGTAAGGAATTACTAATCGCTCCTGAAGGGTTGTGTACTGGACAGTTTGTTTTCTACGGGAAGAAAGTTACGCTTCAAGTTGGGAATGTGAAGCCAATCGGAGCAATGCCTGAGGGCATGATTATCTGCAACTTGGAAGAGAAATTGGGTGACAGAGGTAGGCTTGTTCGTGGTTCTGGTAATTTTGCTACAGTTATTGCTCATAATTCTGATACAATGAGAACCCGAGTCAAGTTGCCATCCGGTGCTAAAAAAGTTTTGCCGTCTAGCAACAGAGGAATGGTTGGGATTGTTGCTGGTGGTGGACGTATCGATAAGCCTTTAATGAAAGCTGGTCGGGCGTATAACAAGTATAAAATGAAGCGTAACAGCTGGCCGCGCGTCCGCGGTGTTGCCATGAACCCTGTGGAGCATCCTCATGGTGGCGGGAATCATCAGCATATTGGCAAGGCTTCGACGGTGAAGAGAGGAGCATCAGCTGGTCGCAAGGTCGGCCTCATTGCCGCCCGAAGGACTGGTAGGGTTCGTGGTGGAAAAACAAATGCAACGAAATCAGGATAa